DNA sequence from the Alkaliphilus metalliredigens QYMF genome:
AAATCCTAGGGATCCCCCAAATAAGCTATGTTGAAGAACTCAATGACTTTGATGATGAATCCGTGACTGTCACCACAAACATATGGGAAGGTCTTTATTTAAAAAAAATAAAGTTTCCTGCATTAATGACAGTAACAAAAGAGATTAACGATCCGAGATTGCCTTCTTTTAAGAACAAAATGAAGGCAAGGAAGGCAGAAATCACCCTATGGGGGCAAAATGAGTTACGTGATTATCTAAGGGAAGACCAAATCGGACTTAAGGGATCCGCCACTAAGGTAAAGAAAATAGAAGTGCCAGCAGCTGCTGTACGAGAAGGAAAGCTCTGGAGAGATAATCATACTGAAGCCGTGGATGTTTTATATGACTTATTTGAAGTGAAGAAGGTATTGGAGGGGTAGGTGTGGAGATGGAATATAAGGGTGTATTAGTCTATGCAGAGCAAAGAAATCAACAGATACACAAGGTGACCTATGAGCTGTTAGATAAGGGGAGACAGCTGGCAGATCAATTGGGGGTTCAGGTTTATTGTGCATTATTAGGACCTGCTGATATAGATGCCCAGGAGCTTATTTATAGAGGTGCAGATGTGGTTTATTATATTGAAGATAATGAAGCCTTTAATGAACCTGATGAGCTTGTCTATGCTCGTAATTTACAGGACTTAATTGTAAAAATAAAGCCAGAAATCTGTATTTCAGGGGCGACTTCACTGGGAAGATCTGTAGCCCCAAGGGTAGCAGCGGCTATCGGAGCAGGCCTTACAGCTGATTGCACAGACTTACAAATTGATGAAGATAGAAAACTGATACAAATTAGGCCGGCATTTAGTGAAAATATTTTAGCCCACATTAAATCAGAGTGCATGCCTCAAATGGCAACAGTAAGATATAAGGAATTTTCTGAAGCAAAACGTGATATCAGTAGGACTGGAGAAATAATCAAATCCAGCAGTCTAGACTATCAAAATGATGCCATGGTATTTATCCAGGAACTCAGTCAGAAGAAATTAGATATCTCAGAAGCAAGTGTGGTGGTGTCAGCTGGGACGGGATTAAGGAGTCCTGAGGATTTCAAATTACTTAGTGAGCTGGCGGATCTACTTAATGGTGTGGTTGCAGCCTCTAGACCATTGGTTGAGGGGGGCTTTATTTCAAAGGACCATCAGGTGGGATATAGTGGCAATCGAGTGAAGCCAAAGATATATATCGCATGTGGTATATCGGGAGCACCACAGCATTTGGCAGGGATGAAGGATTCAGAGACCATTATTGCCATTAACACCGATCCCTCTGCACCGATTTTTAGTATTGCGGATCATGGGATAGTGGGAGATCTATATGAGGTTGTGCCGCTATTAATCAATAAGATTAAAAGCATGAGGGCTGTAAAGGTTTAACTATTGCAATAATAATACAATGTCCATGGGATTTGTATCAGGAGTTAAAGGCATCTAGAGGCAAAGTATAATTGTGTAGTGATAGATTACTGACGAGTGGGGCTATTAAAAAAGGGGGAGTATAAATGAATAAAAAGTCAGGAATGCCAGTATTTTTTGCATTAGCATTTGTATGGTTTACTACACATTTTGGAGGGGGATTTGCTTCGGGTGCACAGGTAATTCAGTATTTTGTTAAGTTTGGGTGGTTTGCAATTTTTACGCCGATTATATCACAGTTAATTATCGCAATTGTCCTATACTTTGCTTGGAAGTTTGCATTGGAGAAGAAGATGTTTGACTACAGAGACTGGGCCAATGAGTTTTATAAACCAATACAAGGAATTATGTCCAATGTATTTGAAATCATGTATAACTTAGTATTGGTCACTGCAACGGCTGTTGCGTTTGCAACTGGAGGAGCTACCATAGAAGGTGTATTCGGCACCCCCTACCTTTTAAATACAGTGGTCATTGCCATGGCACTATTATTATTAACGATATTTGGTGCAGAGCTAGTCCGAAAAGCAGCATCCATTATTGCTGTGATAATCATATCCGGTGTGGTACTGATTTATGTACCTAATGTCATTAGCTCATTTGGCCAAATCACTAAAAATGTAGCTGATCTAAGAAGCGGTGCCATACAAAATGATACAAGTTTTTTCAGTGCAATGTGGTCATCCCTTGTCTATGCTGGATTTCAGACGACTTGCATCGGTGCGTACATCGTTCATTCCAACATACTTAAGGATAAAAGTGATGCAAAGAAGGCTGCCCTGTGGGGTTTTATCATTAACTCAACGGTGTTAATGCTTTCTACCTTAGGAATATTGGCATTCTATAATGATGGGGTGTTAACAGAAAGTATACCAGCATTATTTGTTGTTAGAAATGGGGTTGGATCTTCATGGATGGTCCCATTAATATCTATTTTGATTATTCTAGGGGCGGTTTCAACCGGGGTCAACTTAATCTATGGTATATCCCGAAGAATTGTGAATTACTTGGGTAGAAGTGAAAGTCCGGCGGTGTTTAAGGAGAAGGAAAGAACAAGAAATATTGGTGCATCTGCCCTCTATGTAGCCATTACCTGGAGTATCGCACAATTTGGATTAATTCCATTAATTGCAAAGGGATATGGGACATTGGGATATATATCCATATTTGTTATCATACTTCCGGTGATCATAAAAGGAATCATTGGGTTGAAACCCAAAACAAAGGCCAAGGCATAGTCAATCACACCTAAGAGGAATCCCCTGTGAACCATGGATAGCACAGGGGATTTAAATAGCATGGTAAAATCAATGTAAAATGGAGGGATATAAATGAAGGTTGAAATCATTGAGAAAATGAAAAACATTGTGGGAGTGGATTGGGTGGTGACTGAGCTATCACGGATGCAGAGTTACCTATCCGATGAGACAGAGCATCTATTAAAGCCTAAGGCAAATGAAGACTGTATTGTTGTGAAGCCAAGTAGTGCACAGGAGATATCTGGAATCATGAAATATGCAAATCAGGAGAAAATACCAGTGGTGCCTAGGGGTGGAGGGACTGGCTTATGTGGCGCAGCCATACCAACTCACTCCAGCATCGTCATGTCCCTAGAACGACTGAATCAATATGTTGAATTAGATGATAAAAACTTAATGGTAACGGTGGACAGTGGCTTTACACTGGCTCAATTAAATGAAGAATTAAACAAACAAAAAAATCTATTTTTTCCAATACATCCTGGTGATGAGGGAGCACAAATAGGCGGTATGGTTGCTGAAAATGCAGGCGGCGTCAGTGCTGTAAAACATGGGATTATGAGAAATCATGTGAAGGGCCTTGAGGTGGTGCTTCCCACGGGAGAAATTGTTAATTTTGGGGGAAAGTTGATTAAGGATAATATGGGTTATGATATGCTGCATATGATGATCGGCAGTGAAGGCACATTAGGAATCATAACCAAGGTAATCCTCAAGCTTTATGCCAAGGAAAATCACAGGGGAACTTTACTGATCTCCTTTGATACTGGGGAAGATGCTGCAGCGGTTGTTCCTAAAATTCTACAAAGAGGAATCACGCCCCTGGCAATGGAGTACATGGAGCGGTATGTAGTGGAAAAGGCAGCAGAGCATCTGGGGCTAACTTGGCCAGCTAAAAAAGGCAGTGTGGATTTAATGTTTATTCTAGAAGAAACAACGGAAGATGAATTGTATGCCAAGAGCGAAATCATTGTAGAAATGTGTGAAAAACATCATGCGGTTGATAGTATGATCGCAGAGACTGCAAAGGAACAGCGTAATATACTGGAAATAAGAAGTAATGCCTATACAGCATTTAAAGAGGAGATCGCTGATGCATTGGATATGGCAGTTGCCCCAGCGTCGGTTCCAGATTTAGTGAGGGATATCAATACAATCGCCAAAAAGTACAATACAATATCGCCGGTGGTGGGTCATATTGGGGATGGTAACACCCATAATTTCATTATGCTTGTCAATGGTGAAAAACCATCATACCTTGATGAAATGAGACAGGAAATGTACGAGGCTGCCATAAAATATGGGGGAACAGTGACAGCGGAACATGGAACAGGTAAGACTAGGAAAAAACATATGAATCTCCAATTCTCAGACAGAGAAATAGAGATAATGAAGGGGATTAAGAAAGCCTTTGATCCTAATGGCATACTGAATCCAGGAACGATTATAGATTAATTGAAATTGAACAAAGAGGTGTTTTTCTTATATTATCCATAATTTCAGCTTGCTGGAACCAGTTCACTTTGAGCTATTGTCCCAAACTCTTTTGGGACTTTTCCATTTCCCACTGTTCTTCAGGCTACCAAACAAACTCTTTGGTGTAGTCCAAACCAAAAGGAGAGCCCCGATTAAAAAGAAAAAAATTGGATACAAGGCACCCAGAAAAGACATTTCTTCATATCCTTGTCTAAGTAATTGTTGACAATGTAGCTTTATAATACAAATATGCGGTTTTAGTTCATTTAGTACACAAAATTTAACTAACAAATATAAAGATAAAAAAGAACCAAAAGTGTCTGACCCAACTTATTAAATTTTATGATGTAGAGTACTTTTTACATTAATAAGTTCGAAGGAGCCCAGGCAGTTGGTGGAAAAACAGATGATGAAATTGATGCTGAGAAACTTATTTCAAGTTATTGATGGGAATATACACCATAAATAATAATGATTTGTTAAGAATGGGGCATATTATCTCTATAGGAGGTGTATGATGAGCCAGATGAAAGAATTTCAACCTGTATTACAAATGATTGTCTGTAGATTGGCACAAATGATTGCCAGGGAGATGGATTTATCTGATAAAGCCGCTTTAGATAGCCTTTATTTATCCAAGTTATACGAAGAGCTAGAGCGGGAAGAAACCAAGGTTTGGAACTTAAGCGTACCGACCCTCTTACGTATGTTTATTGAAGAGCAGGAAACAGGTATCATTAAGTTTCCACAGGAGGGATAGAAATGGATGAGACATTAGATTTTATGGTATATTGTATAGAGAGCTATAAAAATGCGGAAAACCTTAGGGGGAGAGAGGCTGTGGAACTGTTTAACAAGTACCATGTTTTTGATTACATTAAAGCAAGTCATGGAACACAGGATATGGCTTGTAGAGAATATATCATAGAGGATTTAAACATGTATATTGATGCACGAAGGCAAGTCGACACAAGGAGGAATCTTTAGGTGGAGGATAAGGTTTTTAATTTATTAGAAAAAATGTACTCTGATTTAAGTAGTAAAATTGATAACATGGACGAACAAATACAGGAAATGAAATCAATCATGACACCTTTTGGTTAAGTAAAACCAGAGGTGTTTTTCATTGTCTTACAATGATTAGTGTTTTTTCATAAGTTACTGTATAACCTGACTTCAGAACATAAATTCAGAACAAATGATGAGTAAATGTTTAAATTTGAACATTTCTCATTATTTTTTTGTTTATTTACGCCCACGACTTGTCGTGGTGAATAATATGATGTATAATGTAGTTAGAGGGATTTTATGGAGGGATTGTGCATGTATATTAGTAAATCTAAAAGACCAAATGGTAAGTATTTCATATCAATTGCTAAGGGGATTAGAGATCCTGAAACTAAGAAATCAAAAAAAATTCAGATTAAAGGTTTTGGTACTCATGATTTGGATTCTAAATCAGGTAAGAAAGCTCTTGTGCAAGCTGAAGCTGAGCTAAAAGAAATGATTAGACTAGATGAAGCTTCTCGAGGATTTGAAAACTTTGAAGATTTTATTGTATCCATGTCAAAAGATAAGCTTTCTCTTAAGCATAAAAATATTGGCTATCTACCATACTTAGAAATCTTTAACCAATTGAAATTACAAAGTTTCTTTTCTAAGATGGTCAAAGACTCTAAACTTGATTATTCTTTTAGCGATATGATGTTCTATCAAGTACTTGGTAGATTATTCAATCCTTCTAGTAAGCTTGAAGTAGCTACTAGAAAGGATGATTTCCTGTATGATTTTAATTTTGTAAATAACGATAATATTTATTCCTCTTTGGATGTTTTTTCTGGATTTAATAAACATAAATCTAAAGCGTTACAAGATGGCATTCAAGTCATAAACGATATGGAGATTCTCTTAGATACCGTTGATTCAGAGGCTAAAAAAATATTAGAAACTAACATAAACAATACCTCTCACGAATTAGAAGAACTAATAACGTCTTATGATAGTAATTTTGAAATGAATGAAAACAAACTTTTCAAACATCTCAATAAACATATGGAAAAGATTGTTCCAGAAAGAAATATATCTTTAGCCTTTTATGACTGCACAACCTATTACTTTGAGTCTTTTGATGAAGACGGTTTTAGAGAAAGAGGCATGAGTAAGGATAATAAAAGAAATGAAACACAAGTGGTTATGGGTTTATTAATAGACACAAATGGCATCCCTATTTCCTATAGGCTTTTCAAAGGCAACAAACATGAATTACATACCATGGAAGAGGTCATTGACGATATATTAAATAATTACACCATAAAAGAAATTATTATCGTTGCTGACAGAGGCTTAAATTCAAGGGCTAACTTAGAAATGATCCGTGGCAAAGGGCTTAACTACATTGTAGGTTCTAAGGGCAGTGCAGTGCCTAAAGATCTAAAAGAGAAGAAATTCAATTCATCTTGGAACATCACTTCTAAAGCCGAGGCTAAATATAAAAGCGGCTATATCACCAGTAAAAGAAAAGTGAGTCACAATGATGAAACCTATGATGAATTAATCATAAAAAAATATTCAGATGTCTACAAAGAACGGGAGATGTTTAAACAAGATAAAATGCTTGAAAGAGCGAAAAAAAATATAAAAGATTTTACAATTAATTCAACAACTAAATCTAAAAGCAAGTATTACAAAGCTGTTGATAATCCTAAAGAGAAAATAAACATTGAGATCGATGAAGAAAAAATTAAACAAGAACAAGAGAATTTCGGATATTTTTACATCGTTACCAATAAAGTAGAGATGAATCCAGCAGATATAATGGTGGCTTATAAATCCCTGTATAAAATTGAAGAGTCCTTCAGAATATTAAAAACAAATTTAAAAGCAAGACCTGTGTATCACTTTAAAGAACGAAGAATCCGGTCACATTTTTTAATTTGTTATTTGGCCTTAGTCATCCAGAGAGTATTAGAGTATAAATTAGAAGAGAAAAACGTTGAAATATCTACCCATGAAATAATCAATGGTCTAGAAGGGTTTGTTATAGATGAGATTGATTACAAAGTAGACAAATTATATATGATCTCAGACAAATTATTTAAGAGCAAAATAAACCAAGACATATTTAAAATTGAAAAGAATGTTCTACTGAGTAATGAAATCTCCAATATAATTAAAAAGATGTAGTGAGTGCAAAACAAAAATAAAAAGTACTGAAACCTCTGTAAACAGATGGCTTCAGCACTTTTTATTATGAATGATGTTCCGAAGTCAGGAAATACAGGAAATGAAATCAATCATGACACCTTTTGGTTAAGTAAAACCAGAGGTGTTTTTCATTGTCTTACAATGATTAGTGTTTTTTCATAAGTTACTGTATAATGGTGGTTTATAGGAAAGATTTCTTATTTTATTAGGGGTGATGATGATGAATTGGTTAAAAAAGTTTATGATTGGAAGGTCTGGAGGAGATCAACTCTCTATTTATTTACTTGCTTTATCATTGGTGTTAACCGTGATAGGTCAGCTTGCTGGAACATCAATAGTAGTGACAATAGGTTATATTCCTTTATTTGTGGCTATTTCCAGAGTGCTTTCAAAGGATGTGCAAAAGCGTAGGATGGAGAATTATAAGTTTGCTATATTTATTAGCCCCATTTACGCTAAGCTGAAAAAAGTAGAAAGTCGTATTAAAGGCGCCAAGACACATAAACATTTTAAGTGCGCTAATTGTAAGACCATGCTACGGGTTCCAAAGGGCAAAGGGGAAATCCTGGTGACATGTCCCAAGTGTAAAACAAAGTGTACCAGAAAGACATAACAAAATTGCCATTTAATAAAATTTAAAGCAGTAAGGAGAGTAACTGTAGATGAGAGTAATGAAGAAAATAGTAGGTAAAGTCATATATGCAATAGCCAAGGCGCTATCTGCAATACTGGACAGCTTAATACAGCTCATAGAGACCATGGTGCTACTTGCCAGGAGTTTTTCTAAAGGTTGCCTTGCTTTAATGAGCATGGGTGGTTGTTTGTTTTTCTTGTTTTTTGTTTTTCCCATAGGATCTAGGATATTGAGGAATCCCACTGCACTACTTGCCATCTTATTTATTTTAGTGTTTCCGATACTTGGGGCTCTCCTTGTATCCTATTTGAAGTATCTAAAATACATTACGACGGCGTATTTATTTAATTTAGGCAATTACCTGATGGATGGGGTAAATTATCAATATAAAGCCTTTAGTGAATACAAAGTAGCTTACAGAAAAGCAGAAGAGGATAGAAAAAGAAAAGAACAAAACCGTCATTATGAGCAGCAAAGAGAATGGGAAGAGCGATTAAGACAATGGCGGCAGCAAAATGCCCAGAGGGAGCAAGGTAGCTATGGTGGCCAGGGGAACTACGGCCATAGTTATGCAAACCCCATTGTTGAGTTTAAGAAGAAGTATGAAAAATGCTGTGATGTTTTAGGTGTATCCTATGATGCAGATAAATATCAAATAAAATTAGCATATAGAAGAAAAGCAAAACAGTATCATCCAGATGTAAATAAAGCGGCAGATGCAACAAAGATGTTTCAAGGGATCAGTGAGGCATATGAGTTTTTGAATGATGATAATATACAAAGATATAAAAGTGTATAGACTACAATGAACTTGATTCTGTACCTAAGAAAGATCTATCGCTGTGGAATTTTGCGATGGGTCTTTCTTTGTTTTTTAGCCCATTTTAATACACTGCAAATAAGGACTAGTAAAAGAACGGAAACTAAACTTCTCAAAGTGTTAATAGATACATCAAGAATCCGACCACTTCTATTAATTAAAAAATGCTGAAGAGCAATAGATTATCTATTAGAAGCGTAAAGACAGTCCAGCAGCGCTATAAGGAAGAAAAAAATGCAAAAAGGAAGGCTGTGATGGAAAAAATAATGGAGACAAATGATCCTTGAGTTTGTAGGCCTGTCATTAATGCTTATAGTGCCTGCAACCAAGTTGTGACAACAATAGGAATGAAAACAAGTATATATAATGATGGTGTAAAGTAAAAAAAGGGGAGCTAGGGTAGGGAAATATTTTTAAATTTGCAGGTCGCTTACTTTTTTGATAAAATAGAAATAAGGTAGTCCTTATATAAATAGTAATAAGAACCCAAAGCATGTTGAGTGATAGGAGACATATATGTTTAAAAACAAAAAAATAATAGTAATTTCATGGATAGCAGTCCTTCTCTGGATGGGACTGATCTTCTATCTCTCAGCACAGCCGGCTACACAGTCTAGGGAAGTAAGTGAGGGAGTAACAGAGATCTTCATGCAGACAGTAGAGCGAGTTGCTCCTGATGTAGCAGCAGAGCTAGATATAAGAATGTTAAATTATTTAATAAGAAAAAACGCCCACTTTTTTGCTTATTTAACCCTTGGGGTATTGGTTTTAAATGGGATGCGGAGAAGTGGTGTATCAGGTATTCGGGGAATTGTCATTGCATTTTTTATTTGTGTGTTATATGCAATTTCAGATGAAGTCCATCAGCTTTATGTCCCTGGACGTAGCGGTGAGCTAAGGGATGTTTTGATTGATAGTGCTGGGGCTATGGTTGGAATCGGGTTGTATTTAGGATTGGGCAAAATAAAGAAAAAGGTCATGATTAGCCGAGTTTAGAGTGCTGATTGTGATCTTTTGGTATTTTTTTGAATTGGTTTCACGTGAAGCGGTTATGGGTGAGGGACCAAATTATGTAAGTTCCATAAATCTTTGTAATAGAAGTTTTCCGTAACCATGTTCTTTAACCGAGGCGTAGACCTTTTCTAAATTATAGCCTTTTTTTGTAAGAAACCCTTCCTGTTGATGAATATATGAATGCATAATGTCTACATTAAATTCGGGGTGGAACTGTACGCCCCATATGTTTTTATTGATAAAAAACGAATGATGATGATCCATCTCATTCTGGGCTAATACTTGACCATGATTGGGTAGCATGGTAGCTGACTGTGAATGTACCACATGTCCTAAAAAGGTTTTAGGAAGTACACCTAATAATGAGTCTTTTTCTCCTGCTTCAGTAAGGGCGATACTAGCGGTACCAATCTCTATTCCCTTTGGGTTATAATCTGCTTTTCCTCCAAATGTTTGTGCCAATAACTGATGTCCATAACAAATACCAAGCACTGGAATAGGCTGGTATAGAAGTTGTGTTAACCACTGCGACAGATGAACACTCCAGTTTTCATAATCTGTAACCATTGAATGGGAACCAGTAATCATGATGGCTGATACCTGATTTAAATCAGGTAATGATTCATTTTTATAGACCGATGAAACATGAACGTCTTTAGGGCTAATCTCTATTTGATTCATAATAAAATCTTCGAAATCTCCATGAGCCTTTAGGATCGACGGAAATGTTGTACCTGTTTTAATGATTAATAATTTCTTCATATTTGCACCCTCTCTTTTAAAGTTTCACACGCTATACAGATTCTTTCGCTATTCATTGATATATTCCTCTAAAAATCTTATGTAAAGGGTTTGACTATCCACTATGTACTTAGGTTCTTAGATATTTTGGTTTTAAGAGAAATATCAAAAAAATAAATAAATTGAATATTGAATATATATTGACAATTCGAATATATATATATTATATTAGAATTGTAAACGATTACATTCTTTGTTTTACAAGGGTTCAGGTAGGGAAATGTCGACAAAATGTCGACATATAGATAATGAGACATGATAAGATATTTTTTTATAAAAAAATGTAATCCGTTACATTAGTAGGAGGAACTCAATGACAACCATACAGAAAGTAGCTAAAGAAGCAGGTGTATCCGTAGCGACGGTATCAAGAGTATTGAATAAAAGTGATCGCGTTGCACCAAAGACAAAAAGTATAGTTGAAGAGACAATAAAAAGATTAAAGTATCAGCCAAATATGCTTGGAAGAAATCTGAGAAGGTCTGAAAGTCGAATGATTTTAGCACTGCTACCAAGTATTTCAAACCCTTTTTATACGATGATTATCAAGGGAATAGAGGATGTTGCAAGAGAAAATGAGTATAATGTTTTACTTTGTCAAACAAATTCCGAATTAGAAAGAGAATTGGTATATATTAATCTATTAAAACAACGATTAGCAGATGGACTGATTTCTTTAGACCCAACAATAAATATTAATGTATTAAGGGGGGTGTCACAGGATTATCCCATTGTTCAGTCTTGTGAGTATTCAGAAGAGTTAAATTTACCATATGTGACCATAGACAATTTTCAAGCTGGCTATCAGGCAGTAAAACACTTAATTTCTATTGGGAAAAAGAAAATTGCCCTTATCAATTCTGATAATAAATTTATTTATGCCAGACTAAGACAAAAAGGGTATTTAAAAGCCCTTGAAGAAGCTGGACTTGGGATTAATGAAGATTTTATTATCAATGGAGAAAATGATTTTGAATCAGGGCAAAAAAGTATGCAACAACTCTTAGCACGCAAAGACAGACCAGATGCTGTTTTCCTGGTTTCTGATGTTTTAGCAATTGGTGCCCTGAAAACCATTAGAGATATGAAGTTATCTGTACCGGAGGATATTGCAGTGGTGGGATTTGATAATATTGAATTTGCCATTAGGATGAATCCAGCTTTGACAACCATTGCGCAACCAATGTACGAAATAGGGCGTGAATCCTGTAGATTATTGATTAATCGGATAGTGAATAAAGATGTAGAGATTGAAAAAATCATTATGGACTTTGAACTCATTATAAGAGAATCGACAATGAAACAGGTGGAATAACAGAAATTTGTTTACAAAGCGTTATGCTTTTGTAATAAAAAAAAAGATGGAGGGTTAATATGAAAAAGATACGAATCATGCTACTTATGCTAATTCTAGTTGTTTTAATCGTAGGTTGTGGTCAACAAGACACAGGTACTGGAGTAGAAGATGGTAAAGTACTTGGTGTTGTTATGCCAAATGCAACCCACGGGTTTTTAGGCGAGAGTATTCAACATGCTGAAGCAGCAACTAAGCTTTATGCAGAGGAATATGGATTTGAATATCAATTTCTTACCTCTGCAGAGTCTTCAGAACAAAATAATCAACTAGATACATTAATCAATCAAAATGTAGATGCCATTGTTCTATGGCCACATAATGGCGATGAAGTAAGATCGGGTGCTCAGAATGTTATGGATGCAGGGATTCCTCTTATTGTATATGATCGACTCATTGATGGATTTGAACCTACCATGGAGGTTATGGGAGATAATTTTACAA
Encoded proteins:
- a CDS encoding LacI family DNA-binding transcriptional regulator; translation: MTTIQKVAKEAGVSVATVSRVLNKSDRVAPKTKSIVEETIKRLKYQPNMLGRNLRRSESRMILALLPSISNPFYTMIIKGIEDVARENEYNVLLCQTNSELERELVYINLLKQRLADGLISLDPTININVLRGVSQDYPIVQSCEYSEELNLPYVTIDNFQAGYQAVKHLISIGKKKIALINSDNKFIYARLRQKGYLKALEEAGLGINEDFIINGENDFESGQKSMQQLLARKDRPDAVFLVSDVLAIGALKTIRDMKLSVPEDIAVVGFDNIEFAIRMNPALTTIAQPMYEIGRESCRLLINRIVNKDVEIEKIIMDFELIIRESTMKQVE